In one Pseudomonas sp. 31-12 genomic region, the following are encoded:
- the rfaH gene encoding transcription/translation regulatory transformer protein RfaH encodes MSAISSERSNWYLLQCKPHQDERAHINLLQQNYVVFHPQLLSERILRGKRHRVRESLFPGYLFIHLGGNDNWAPIRSTRGVSRIVEFNHGPATVTEHVIEHLRARCSESAEFPNDPPLTPGEPLQIIRGPLSTLEGVFIAPHGSERVMILMQFLNREQIICLPLGDLERQHASFHTTL; translated from the coding sequence ATGTCAGCCATCAGCTCCGAGCGTTCCAACTGGTATTTGTTGCAATGCAAGCCTCACCAGGATGAACGCGCCCACATCAACCTCCTTCAACAAAACTATGTCGTGTTCCACCCTCAACTGTTGAGTGAACGCATCCTTCGCGGCAAACGACACCGCGTACGCGAGTCGCTCTTCCCCGGGTATCTGTTTATCCATCTTGGCGGTAACGATAACTGGGCCCCCATACGTTCCACGCGCGGCGTCAGTCGTATTGTCGAATTCAATCACGGTCCTGCGACGGTGACCGAGCACGTCATCGAGCATCTGCGTGCGCGCTGTAGCGAATCCGCAGAATTCCCCAATGACCCACCCCTGACGCCCGGCGAACCCCTGCAAATCATCCGCGGTCCGCTGTCGACGCTTGAAGGTGTTTTCATCGCTCCCCATGGCTCTGAGCGCGTCATGATCCTGATGCAGTTTCTTAATCGGGAACAGATTATTTGCTTGCCATTAGGTGACCTTGAACGTCAGCACGCCTCGTTCCACACCACTCTCTAA
- a CDS encoding alpha/beta hydrolase: protein MPRTLVLIVVILAALYLALCAALFVFQRALIYFPQPSAIETPETLLKLTVEDAEVRVSVRPHDGPKALIYFGGNAEDVSRNLPGFAQAFPEHAIYLLHYRGFGGSSGSPSEEAIQRDAMTLFDKVYDSHPHIAVVGRSLGSGVAVRLASQRPASSLILITPYNSLEDLAVRQFPWFPVKWLLQERFESWKYAAHITMPTLLIAAEHDEVIPRSSTEQLFTHFAKGVATLRVIPGVGHNSISESPEYLKLMGAAL from the coding sequence ATGCCACGAACCCTGGTGTTAATCGTCGTCATCCTCGCCGCGTTGTACCTGGCGCTCTGTGCGGCGCTGTTCGTGTTTCAGCGTGCGCTGATCTACTTCCCACAGCCCAGCGCCATCGAAACGCCCGAAACGCTACTCAAGCTGACCGTAGAGGATGCCGAGGTGAGGGTGTCGGTCAGGCCCCACGATGGGCCAAAGGCGTTGATCTATTTCGGCGGTAATGCCGAGGACGTCTCTCGCAACCTGCCCGGGTTCGCCCAGGCGTTTCCGGAGCATGCGATCTATTTGCTGCACTATCGAGGTTTCGGCGGGAGCTCCGGTTCGCCCTCCGAGGAAGCCATCCAGCGCGATGCCATGACCTTGTTCGACAAAGTCTACGACAGCCATCCGCACATCGCCGTGGTCGGACGCAGTCTCGGTTCAGGCGTCGCCGTGCGCCTCGCCAGCCAGCGCCCGGCCTCGAGCCTGATCCTGATCACGCCCTACAACAGCCTGGAAGACCTCGCCGTGCGCCAGTTCCCGTGGTTTCCGGTGAAGTGGCTGCTGCAGGAGCGCTTTGAATCATGGAAGTACGCGGCGCACATCACGATGCCGACGCTGCTGATCGCGGCGGAGCACGATGAAGTCATACCGCGCTCCAGCACCGAGCAGCTCTTCACGCATTTCGCCAAAGGTGTGGCCACGCTGCGGGTCATACCGGGCGTGGGCCACAATTCCATTTCCGAGAGCCCTGAATACCTCAAGCTGATGGGCGCAGCCCTGTGA
- a CDS encoding Wzz/FepE/Etk N-terminal domain-containing protein, giving the protein MDNSPSPYVERPLQTHVHQPYSEHQDTIDLLNIWRVIWRAKWTIGWLVLFCCALAAIAVSSITPQYIGSTTLLFNDKTPPLMSFQQVKDSGSNATEYLQTQQALLQSRDLAERAVKKLGLTTHPVTDPRQQPKPWFTPRKWLADLELDQWLPGLGTLMPVKDVPSEEDVFNQVTQNLMLHTSVKFVGKSQLLEIEVELPDPVLAAAVANALAQGFTDSQLDTSEKSSQTTTAWMNTRLVKLRDNLRAAEKKLQGYREEQGLVDVGGVATISANELEMTGNRMVDARRNRAEAESEYRQAKALSSGDLSRLSSVPAVLSNPLVQQFQADRAKAQAKVDELAGRYGSKHPSLISAQSELRAATTSLQLQVQQVVAGIERQFQLASASEASLRQSFNSNKAQIQDIARKEFQLREFQREVDSTRALYETFVTRLKETAATADMDSTKVRIVDPAIVPVEASKPRKTLIVGIVGLIATVIGMALALLMDKLSNTFKTDESIESTLNIPLLSVVPLVMKKSRRQLARLFEDNENPRFSETIRNLRTWLMLQSSDMPSQVVLVTSTVAGEGKSTIANNLASSLTPLERVLLIDADMRQPTLSLNFDFPPDSPGLANVIAGTARLEDCIVSVGNLDMLPAGRMAPVSQDLFTAPRLPSPADPLSSARQPPPQDLLSSPRMARMLEVLKTRYRHIIIDSPPAEMISDALLLARHSDAVIYVVKADSTPINQVQRGISMLQQSHVPVFGAVLNQVDLRKARKYGYNHSRTFYNYDFAPR; this is encoded by the coding sequence ATGGACAACAGCCCTAGCCCCTACGTCGAACGTCCTCTTCAAACGCATGTGCATCAGCCGTACAGCGAGCATCAGGACACCATTGACCTGCTCAACATCTGGAGGGTGATCTGGCGTGCCAAATGGACCATCGGATGGCTGGTGCTGTTCTGCTGTGCACTGGCGGCGATTGCGGTGTCGTCTATTACCCCGCAATACATCGGCAGCACTACCTTGCTGTTCAACGATAAAACACCGCCGCTGATGTCCTTCCAGCAGGTCAAGGATTCAGGCAGCAATGCCACCGAATACTTGCAGACACAACAAGCGCTCCTGCAATCGCGAGACCTTGCCGAACGCGCGGTGAAAAAACTCGGCCTGACGACCCACCCGGTCACCGACCCGCGCCAGCAACCGAAACCGTGGTTCACGCCGCGCAAATGGCTGGCGGACCTCGAACTTGACCAATGGCTGCCAGGATTGGGCACGTTGATGCCGGTGAAAGACGTGCCCAGCGAGGAAGATGTCTTCAATCAGGTCACGCAGAACCTCATGCTGCACACCAGCGTCAAGTTCGTCGGCAAGAGCCAACTGCTGGAAATCGAGGTCGAATTGCCGGACCCGGTCCTGGCGGCGGCGGTGGCCAACGCGCTGGCCCAGGGCTTTACCGACAGCCAACTGGACACCAGCGAGAAGTCCTCGCAGACCACCACGGCGTGGATGAACACACGACTGGTCAAGCTGCGTGACAACTTGCGCGCCGCCGAGAAAAAGCTTCAGGGATACCGCGAAGAACAAGGCCTGGTCGACGTTGGCGGGGTCGCAACCATCAGCGCCAACGAACTGGAAATGACCGGCAATCGCATGGTCGACGCCCGCCGCAACCGCGCAGAAGCCGAGAGCGAATACCGCCAGGCGAAGGCCCTGAGCAGCGGCGACTTGAGCCGGCTCTCCAGTGTGCCGGCGGTCTTGAGCAACCCGTTGGTCCAGCAATTCCAGGCGGACCGAGCCAAGGCGCAAGCCAAGGTCGATGAGCTCGCGGGGCGCTACGGGTCGAAACACCCTAGCCTGATTTCCGCGCAATCGGAATTGCGCGCCGCGACCACCAGCCTGCAGTTACAGGTTCAGCAAGTGGTCGCCGGGATCGAACGCCAATTCCAGCTGGCCTCGGCCAGTGAAGCCTCGCTCCGCCAATCCTTCAACAGTAACAAGGCGCAAATCCAGGACATTGCCCGCAAGGAATTCCAGCTGCGCGAGTTCCAGCGTGAAGTCGACAGCACGCGCGCCCTGTATGAAACCTTCGTCACCCGCTTGAAGGAAACCGCCGCCACCGCCGACATGGACTCCACCAAAGTGCGCATCGTCGATCCGGCCATTGTGCCTGTCGAAGCGAGCAAGCCCCGTAAAACATTGATTGTGGGGATCGTCGGGTTAATCGCGACGGTAATCGGCATGGCGCTGGCGTTGCTCATGGACAAACTGAGCAACACCTTCAAGACCGATGAGTCGATTGAAAGCACGCTGAACATTCCGCTGCTCAGCGTCGTTCCGCTGGTCATGAAGAAAAGCCGTCGGCAACTGGCGCGGTTGTTCGAAGACAATGAAAATCCGCGCTTCTCCGAGACCATTCGCAACCTGCGCACCTGGCTGATGTTGCAAAGCAGTGACATGCCATCGCAGGTGGTGCTGGTCACCTCGACCGTCGCCGGTGAAGGCAAAAGCACGATTGCCAACAACCTGGCCAGCTCACTCACACCCCTGGAGCGTGTGCTGCTGATCGATGCCGACATGCGTCAGCCAACCCTGTCGCTGAACTTCGACTTTCCGCCTGACAGCCCGGGACTGGCGAATGTGATCGCGGGCACTGCCCGGCTCGAAGACTGCATCGTTTCGGTGGGCAATCTGGACATGCTGCCAGCCGGGAGGATGGCGCCTGTATCGCAGGATCTGTTCACCGCACCGCGCCTGCCGTCTCCTGCGGACCCACTCAGTTCGGCACGCCAGCCGCCGCCACAGGACCTGCTCAGCTCACCGCGCATGGCGCGCATGCTGGAGGTGCTCAAGACGCGTTACCGCCACATCATCATCGACTCCCCCCCTGCAGAGATGATCAGCGACGCGCTGTTGCTGGCCAGGCATTCGGATGCCGTGATCTATGTAGTCAAGGCCGACAGCACACCGATCAATCAGGTGCAGCGAGGCATTTCGATGTTGCAACAAAGCCACGTGCCGGTGTTTGGCGCAGTGCTCAATCAAGTCGATCTGCGCAAGGCGCGCAAGTACGGCTACAACCATTCCCGAACGTTCTACAACTACGACTTCGCGCCCCGGTAA
- a CDS encoding polysaccharide biosynthesis/export family protein — protein sequence MNSHTLGLLFALAVLPNTYAADPGTQYKLAAGDVLRIIVFGEPELSLKKIRLSDAGTFSYPFLGEISAKGLTPGQVEKIIVDGLKQGYLIDPKVSLSQIEYRPFYINGEVKKPGNYPFIPGLTLEKAIALGGGLTERASIKRVTIVRGDGGTTLTDEVTRSTTIAPGDTISIAQGFF from the coding sequence ATGAACTCACACACGCTTGGTTTGTTGTTCGCACTGGCGGTTCTGCCCAATACGTATGCAGCAGACCCCGGCACCCAGTACAAACTGGCCGCTGGCGATGTCTTGCGCATCATCGTGTTTGGCGAACCGGAGTTGAGCCTGAAGAAGATCCGCCTTAGCGATGCCGGCACCTTTTCCTACCCCTTTCTGGGTGAGATTTCCGCGAAGGGACTGACTCCCGGCCAAGTCGAAAAAATCATCGTCGACGGACTCAAACAAGGGTATCTGATCGACCCGAAAGTCAGTTTGAGCCAGATCGAATACCGTCCCTTCTACATCAACGGCGAAGTGAAAAAACCCGGCAACTATCCCTTCATCCCTGGGCTGACCCTGGAGAAAGCCATTGCTCTGGGCGGTGGCTTGACCGAACGGGCGTCGATCAAACGCGTGACCATCGTGCGCGGTGATGGCGGCACCACACTCACCGACGAAGTCACCCGAAGTACAACGATTGCCCCCGGCGACACCATTTCCATTGCACAAGGGTTTTTCTGA
- a CDS encoding nuclear transport factor 2 family protein has product MTAQSMDKEHISVVVRNYVEGMVFADEALLRQAFHPACRIIGHFQQTLEWLSLEDFISAIKAEGPAAKEVEPFWQTVSVDITGDAAAVKVIDDYVGMRFTDYLSLLKINERWMIVNKVYFLNE; this is encoded by the coding sequence ATGACGGCTCAATCGATGGACAAGGAGCACATCAGCGTTGTGGTGCGCAATTACGTGGAGGGCATGGTTTTCGCGGACGAAGCGTTGCTGCGGCAGGCTTTTCATCCCGCTTGTCGCATCATCGGTCACTTTCAACAAACGCTGGAATGGTTATCGCTGGAGGACTTTATCAGCGCGATCAAGGCTGAAGGCCCGGCAGCGAAAGAGGTCGAACCGTTCTGGCAAACCGTTAGCGTCGACATAACGGGTGATGCCGCCGCCGTGAAAGTCATTGATGACTACGTTGGCATGCGGTTCACGGATTATCTGTCGTTACTGAAAATCAATGAACGCTGGATGATTGTGAACAAGGTGTATTTTTTGAACGAATAG
- a CDS encoding outer membrane beta-barrel protein: protein MALNSRCPFALIMASLYPGMAWSIDPAPIDVYGFDFTPTFLFSESHDDNFREVENNKQSSMITKLVPNFELKAEDRNSATRLIWQPARYIYHDESDASYTAQRVRADSVMEFTDRHRLKLEAEYRKYERTESTAVEGVNDKLNNKRVNGLYTYGAKSADNQIDFGASYAELRYDNADGINDDKERNTAGLTTTWYHRIGSNTRGLLEYDHTQFDYQQPDSPRSSKSNAVLAGAVWDITAKTTGKVRVGYEKKDFDSSESKDLDNPTWQVDLQWKPRTYSTFTFVARQALAEGDDGADAVKSTFTQVGWRHGWTERITTVAQAGFGRYVYEGQSRTDDLQDYNLAVIYAMRRWLDIELGYRFRDNDSDADNESFTRNVVQISFNVSL from the coding sequence ATGGCCTTGAATTCACGTTGCCCTTTTGCACTGATCATGGCCTCTCTCTACCCTGGAATGGCCTGGAGTATTGATCCGGCGCCTATTGATGTTTACGGGTTCGATTTCACCCCCACCTTTCTGTTTTCAGAAAGCCATGACGATAACTTCCGGGAGGTGGAGAACAACAAACAATCCTCCATGATCACCAAGCTGGTGCCCAACTTCGAACTCAAGGCGGAAGATCGCAACAGCGCCACCCGACTGATCTGGCAGCCTGCCCGCTACATTTACCATGATGAGTCGGACGCCTCGTACACCGCACAACGGGTGCGGGCGGATAGCGTCATGGAGTTCACCGACCGACACCGTCTGAAACTCGAAGCCGAGTATCGAAAATACGAGCGTACCGAATCGACGGCGGTTGAGGGCGTCAATGACAAACTCAATAACAAACGGGTGAATGGCCTCTACACCTACGGCGCCAAGAGCGCGGACAATCAGATCGATTTCGGCGCCAGCTACGCAGAACTCCGCTACGACAATGCCGACGGCATCAATGACGACAAAGAGCGTAATACCGCCGGCCTGACCACCACCTGGTATCACCGCATCGGCAGCAATACCCGTGGCCTGCTCGAATACGACCACACCCAGTTTGATTACCAGCAGCCTGACAGCCCGCGCAGCAGCAAATCCAATGCCGTGCTCGCCGGTGCCGTATGGGACATCACCGCAAAGACCACCGGTAAAGTCCGTGTCGGCTATGAGAAAAAGGACTTCGACAGCAGCGAATCCAAAGACCTCGACAACCCCACCTGGCAAGTGGACTTGCAATGGAAACCACGCACTTATTCAACGTTCACCTTCGTGGCCCGTCAGGCCCTCGCCGAGGGCGACGATGGCGCCGATGCCGTCAAGTCGACCTTCACTCAGGTGGGTTGGCGCCATGGCTGGACCGAACGGATCACCACCGTGGCACAAGCCGGGTTCGGTCGTTATGTCTATGAGGGCCAAAGCCGCACGGACGACCTGCAGGACTACAACCTGGCCGTGATCTATGCGATGCGCCGGTGGCTGGATATCGAACTCGGCTATCGGTTCCGCGATAACGACTCCGATGCCGACAACGAAAGTTTTACCCGCAACGTGGTTCAGATCAGCTTCAACGTAAGCCTCTAA
- a CDS encoding NAD-dependent epimerase, with the protein MTILVTGAAGFIGYHTVKRLCLEGQEVVGIDNLNDYYSVELKHARLKQLSELHGFRFQTMDIVDKPALMALFKDSGFTEVVHLAAQAGVRYSLDNPDVYAQSNLVGFLNVLEACRHYRPAHLIYASSSSVYGANNKLPFSVDDPVDQPVSLYAASKRANELLAHSYCHLYGLRASGLRFFTVYGPWGRPDMALFTFTAAMLDGRPIDIYNHGQMARDFTYVDDIVESIARLRSKPPVPDKEADGVNRIFNIGRGKPVALLEFVECLETALGIKAQRNYLPMQKGDVIKTWADVSALADWVGFSPHIEIEAGVKQFVTWYRDFYQR; encoded by the coding sequence ATGACCATTCTTGTAACAGGTGCGGCGGGTTTCATCGGGTATCACACCGTCAAACGATTGTGCCTGGAGGGGCAGGAAGTTGTCGGTATCGACAACCTTAACGATTATTACAGCGTGGAATTGAAACACGCTCGGCTCAAACAATTGAGCGAGTTGCACGGCTTCCGTTTTCAGACGATGGACATTGTCGATAAGCCGGCGCTAATGGCGTTATTCAAAGACAGTGGGTTCACCGAGGTCGTGCATCTGGCGGCGCAAGCGGGGGTTCGTTATTCGCTGGATAACCCGGATGTGTATGCGCAATCGAATCTGGTGGGCTTTCTGAACGTGCTGGAAGCCTGCCGCCACTATCGGCCTGCGCATCTGATCTATGCGTCGAGCAGTTCGGTGTACGGCGCCAACAACAAGCTCCCGTTCAGCGTCGATGACCCGGTCGATCAACCGGTTTCGCTGTACGCCGCCAGCAAGCGAGCCAATGAATTGCTTGCCCACAGCTACTGCCATCTCTACGGTCTACGCGCCAGCGGCTTGCGTTTTTTTACCGTTTACGGGCCGTGGGGACGTCCTGACATGGCGCTGTTCACCTTTACCGCAGCGATGCTCGATGGCAGGCCGATCGATATTTACAACCATGGCCAGATGGCGCGCGACTTCACTTATGTCGACGACATTGTCGAAAGCATCGCCCGCTTGCGTTCAAAGCCGCCGGTACCGGACAAGGAGGCTGATGGCGTCAACCGGATTTTCAACATCGGCCGTGGGAAACCGGTCGCGTTGCTGGAGTTTGTCGAATGCCTGGAAACGGCGCTGGGCATAAAAGCCCAGCGCAACTATTTGCCGATGCAAAAGGGCGATGTCATCAAGACATGGGCCGATGTGTCGGCGCTGGCAGACTGGGTCGGCTTCTCGCCCCACATAGAAATAGAAGCAGGTGTGAAGCAATTTGTGACGTGGTATCGCGACTTTTATCAGCGATGA
- a CDS encoding aldo/keto reductase yields the protein MSHTDGYTRRQILTLAAGASAVFTFGPAFAETTPSKETGGKNMLTRAIPSSSEPLPIVGLGTYRGFDVAPSSPAYKQLPAVLRALFEKGGTVIDSSPMYGRAEETTGELLSIHEPRSPAFLATKVWTRGREEGIAQMEQSFKLLQTDRIDLMQIHNLLDWQTHLPTLRKWKEEGRIRYIGITHYTASAYDEVEAVLKAEPLDFLQINYALDDRGVEKRILPLCRERGVAVICNRPFGGGDLLARLKDKPLPRWAADVRVNSWAQMALKFLLSHSAVTCVIPGTGNPRYMADNAGAGFGPMLTGAQREQLIDIVG from the coding sequence ATGAGCCACACTGATGGATACACGCGTCGCCAAATACTCACGCTGGCTGCCGGGGCTTCGGCGGTTTTTACCTTCGGTCCGGCCTTTGCAGAAACCACGCCGTCGAAGGAAACAGGAGGCAAGAACATGCTGACCCGCGCCATTCCTTCCAGCTCCGAGCCTTTGCCCATCGTCGGGTTGGGCACTTATCGCGGTTTTGATGTCGCGCCGTCGAGCCCCGCCTATAAGCAGCTGCCCGCCGTGCTGCGTGCATTGTTCGAGAAGGGCGGGACGGTGATCGACAGCTCGCCGATGTACGGCCGGGCGGAAGAAACGACCGGTGAATTGCTGTCGATTCACGAGCCGCGCTCGCCGGCCTTCCTCGCCACCAAGGTCTGGACCCGGGGCCGCGAAGAAGGCATCGCGCAGATGGAGCAGTCCTTCAAGCTGCTGCAAACCGATCGCATCGATCTGATGCAGATCCACAACCTGCTGGACTGGCAAACCCATCTGCCGACCTTGCGCAAATGGAAAGAAGAAGGACGAATCCGCTACATCGGTATCACCCATTACACGGCCTCGGCGTATGACGAGGTGGAAGCAGTGCTCAAGGCCGAGCCGCTGGATTTCTTGCAGATCAACTATGCGCTGGATGACCGTGGCGTCGAGAAACGCATCCTGCCGCTGTGTCGCGAACGCGGCGTGGCGGTGATCTGCAATCGACCGTTCGGCGGCGGTGACTTGCTCGCTCGATTGAAGGACAAACCCTTGCCGCGCTGGGCGGCGGACGTGAGGGTCAACAGTTGGGCGCAGATGGCGCTGAAGTTCTTGCTGTCGCATTCCGCAGTGACCTGCGTGATCCCTGGCACCGGCAATCCGCGCTACATGGCGGACAACGCCGGCGCCGGTTTCGGGCCGATGTTGACCGGTGCGCAGCGTGAGCAGTTGATCGATATCGTCGGCTGA
- a CDS encoding NTP/NDP exchange transporter: MPIAAQWLNVQPGERTALMLGFAFHFCVLASYYLVRPLRDALGLEGGADKLQWLFSATFVVMLLMVPVFGALASRLPATRFVPLIYRVIAVSMLVFGVLIANHVAPVAVGRVFFVWISIYNLFIVSIFWSVLVDRFSSEQGRRLFGFIAAGGTLGTFIGPLLAATMATRLGPVALTVAAAVLLEIAVRCYRALLSRTRSQSGSRLRDDRRMGGSILAGITLIVRSPYLLGLVLFMLLHTSAATLLYFEQGRIVAGSYADVASRTQFFAVVDLIVSALTLIFQLLLTAPLIRLVGVGGALVALPLATIVAFTAMALAPVPATVALAQGLRRAVEFAIVRPAREVLWTVVSREEKYKAKNVIETLVYRGGDAASGWLSVGLTALGAGFGLIALVIVPFAGLWGWLSLWLARHQEQRADSKKVEGPFHEPH, from the coding sequence ATGCCCATCGCTGCACAGTGGCTCAACGTGCAACCCGGCGAAAGAACCGCCCTGATGCTGGGGTTCGCGTTCCATTTCTGCGTGCTGGCCAGTTATTACCTGGTGCGACCGCTGCGCGATGCGTTGGGGCTTGAGGGCGGTGCCGACAAATTGCAGTGGCTGTTCTCGGCGACCTTCGTGGTGATGCTGTTGATGGTGCCGGTGTTTGGTGCGCTGGCCTCGCGGCTGCCTGCCACGCGTTTCGTGCCGTTGATCTATCGCGTGATTGCCGTGTCGATGCTGGTGTTTGGTGTGTTGATCGCCAATCACGTCGCGCCGGTGGCCGTCGGGCGGGTGTTTTTCGTCTGGATCAGCATCTACAACCTGTTCATCGTCAGCATTTTCTGGAGCGTGCTGGTCGACCGCTTTTCCAGTGAACAAGGACGACGGCTGTTTGGGTTCATCGCGGCGGGTGGGACCCTGGGCACGTTCATCGGGCCGTTGCTGGCCGCGACCATGGCCACGCGCCTGGGCCCGGTGGCGTTGACCGTCGCGGCGGCGGTGTTGCTGGAAATCGCGGTTCGCTGCTATCGGGCGCTGCTGTCCCGGACCCGATCGCAGTCCGGCAGCCGCTTGCGGGATGATCGGCGCATGGGCGGCAGCATACTGGCCGGGATCACCCTGATTGTGCGCTCGCCCTATCTGCTGGGGCTGGTGTTGTTCATGCTGCTTCACACCAGCGCCGCGACCTTGTTGTATTTCGAACAGGGACGGATTGTGGCGGGTAGCTATGCTGATGTGGCCAGCCGCACGCAATTCTTCGCCGTGGTCGATTTGATCGTGTCGGCGTTGACCTTGATCTTTCAACTGCTGCTGACGGCGCCGTTGATTCGTCTGGTCGGTGTCGGCGGGGCGCTGGTGGCGTTGCCGTTGGCGACCATCGTGGCGTTTACCGCCATGGCCCTGGCGCCCGTGCCCGCCACCGTCGCCCTGGCGCAGGGGCTGCGCCGCGCCGTCGAGTTCGCCATCGTGCGTCCGGCGCGCGAGGTGTTGTGGACCGTGGTGAGCCGCGAGGAAAAGTACAAGGCCAAGAATGTGATCGAAACCCTGGTGTATCGCGGTGGAGATGCCGCCAGTGGCTGGTTGTCGGTGGGTTTGACGGCACTGGGCGCCGGTTTTGGTCTGATAGCGTTGGTGATCGTGCCGTTTGCCGGGCTGTGGGGCTGGTTAAGCCTGTGGCTGGCCAGGCACCAGGAACAACGGGCTGACAGCAAAAAGGTGGAAGGGCCATTCCATGAGCCACACTGA
- a CDS encoding aldehyde dehydrogenase family protein: MTNVSSLTHAISINPATGEQIGHYPFESDSALQAALSRAAAGFRVWRSTAVAQRSQRLITLAGVLRDNAAAMANMITLEMGKPITQARGEIEKCAQLCEWYAEHGPAMLSAEPTLVEGGKARIEYRPLGPILAVMPWNFPIWQVLRGAVPALIAGNTYVLKHAPNVMGSAYLLLEAFKQAEFPEGVFEVINVTPEGVSTAIADPRIAAVTLTGSVRAGMAIGAQAGAALKKCVLELGGSDPFIVLNDADLDEAVKAAVIGRYQNTGQVCAAAKRLIVEQGIVEAFTRKFVEATRKLVVGDPLAADTYVGPMARFDLRDELDQQVRDTLEEGATLLLGGKKAEGPGNFYELTVFGDVTDQMTSFKQELFGPVASIITARDAAHALELANDSEFGLAATIYTGNVERAQQMAGELETGGVFINGYCASDPRVTFGGVKKSGFGRELSHFGVREFCNAQTVWLDRR, encoded by the coding sequence ATGACCAACGTATCCAGCCTCACCCACGCCATTTCGATCAACCCCGCCACGGGCGAGCAGATCGGCCACTACCCTTTTGAATCCGATTCGGCGCTGCAGGCTGCGCTGTCCCGTGCCGCTGCCGGGTTCCGCGTCTGGCGCAGCACAGCAGTTGCGCAACGCTCGCAACGGTTGATCACCCTGGCCGGGGTTTTGCGCGACAACGCGGCAGCGATGGCGAACATGATCACCCTGGAGATGGGCAAGCCAATCACCCAGGCGCGCGGTGAAATTGAAAAATGTGCGCAGCTCTGCGAGTGGTACGCCGAACACGGCCCGGCCATGCTCAGCGCCGAACCGACGCTGGTTGAAGGTGGCAAAGCGCGCATCGAGTATCGCCCGCTCGGCCCGATTCTCGCGGTGATGCCGTGGAATTTCCCGATCTGGCAGGTCCTGCGTGGCGCCGTTCCCGCGCTGATTGCCGGCAACACCTACGTGCTCAAACATGCGCCGAACGTGATGGGCAGCGCTTACCTGCTGCTGGAAGCCTTCAAGCAAGCCGAGTTCCCTGAAGGCGTGTTCGAGGTCATCAACGTCACGCCGGAGGGCGTTTCCACAGCCATCGCTGATCCACGCATCGCCGCAGTGACCCTCACCGGCAGCGTCCGCGCCGGCATGGCCATCGGCGCGCAGGCCGGTGCAGCGTTGAAGAAATGCGTACTGGAATTGGGCGGTTCGGATCCGTTCATCGTGCTCAACGATGCCGACTTGGACGAAGCAGTCAAAGCCGCCGTGATTGGCCGTTATCAAAACACCGGGCAAGTCTGTGCAGCCGCGAAACGCTTGATTGTCGAGCAAGGCATCGTCGAAGCATTCACGCGCAAGTTCGTCGAAGCCACACGCAAACTGGTGGTCGGCGATCCACTGGCCGCTGACACTTACGTTGGCCCGATGGCTCGCTTTGATCTACGAGATGAACTGGATCAACAGGTGCGCGACACCTTGGAAGAAGGTGCGACCTTACTGCTGGGCGGCAAGAAGGCTGAAGGCCCGGGCAACTTCTACGAGCTGACCGTGTTCGGGGATGTCACCGACCAGATGACCTCGTTCAAGCAGGAACTGTTTGGCCCGGTGGCCTCGATCATCACCGCTCGCGATGCTGCTCATGCGCTGGAATTGGCCAATGACAGCGAATTCGGCCTCGCCGCGACGATCTACACCGGTAACGTCGAACGTGCCCAGCAGATGGCCGGCGAGCTGGAAACCGGTGGAGTGTTCATCAACGGCTACTGCGCCAGCGACCCGCGCGTCACCTTTGGCGGCGTGAAGAAAAGCGGTTTTGGCCGCGAGCTGTCGCACTTCGGCGTACGTGAGTTCTGCAACGCACAGACGGTGTGGCTGGATCGCCGCTGA